From the genome of Bacteroidota bacterium:
TTGGAGTGATGGAGCAAAATGTTCCTTCGCTCAAGTGGTATAAAAAATTAGGCTTCAATTTTATTGAACAGTCCCCCTTTCAAATGGGCAAATCATCCGTAAACCACTTTGTAGGATATAGAGACATCAAATAGTATTGCTCATGCTCTCACAGAAGACCTTTTCACGATTTCCGACGGCACAACATCAATCACTTTCCGAACAGATACTTCATCTCTATCATGAACAACAGCATCAATGGCCGATGCTTGCCGAAGGAGTTTCGGCTTTACAGAGTGTCCAAACAAAAGTTATTGACTGCGGTTCATTTTCCGCACGCCTGCAATATAATCCAAAGCGCATTGTCAGCACCGGTGCAAAGGTGGATGCGGTATCGATCAAAGAACGAAAATGTTTTCTTTGTCTAGAAAATCTTCCGCCGGAACAACAAGGTGTTCTCTATAAAGAAAAATTTCTCGTGCTGTGCAATCCCATGCCAATCTTTCGGGAACATTTCACAATTTCTCATATTGAGCATATTCCCCAATCGATTGAAGAGCAGATCCTTTCGTTTCTTTCCTTGGCAAAAGATCTGTCACCCGGATATACCGTATTTTATAACGGGCCTAAATGCGGTGCTTCCGCCCCCGATCATATGCATTTTCAAGCTTCTCCAGCAGGATTGATTCCTGTCGAACGGGAAATGGTAGAACACAAAAAAATTAAAAAAAATATTAACGGAATAACAGTCTCAACACTTGAACGGTACGGACGAAGCGTCATTACATTGGAGGGGAAAAGTGAACAGGAAATGGAGTTGTCGTTCCTTCGGTTGACCTCATCGTTAAGAAAAGTGATGAACACGAACGAAGAACCGATGATGAATGTTATTGGTTCCTATGACGATGGAGTGTGGCGTTTGATCATTTTCGTTCGGAGTAAACATCGTCCGGCTTCCTTTTTTTTTGAACGTGAAGCAAAAGTATTGATTAGTCCCGCAGCTGTGGATATCGGCGGATTAGTTGTAACGCCGATGGAAAAAGATTTTCTTACGGTAGATGCTCCTCATCTCAGCGGGATCTATCACGAAGTTTCCATTCCGGAAGAAACACTGAATATTATTCTTGAAAAAATATGATCTCATCTGAACCGATCATTAAAATTGGAGTAGTAGAAAATTATGTGGAAGTTTCCGGTGAATTACTGGAAAAGTTTAAAATTACGAATGATGTCATTGTGACCGGTAAGTTCAAGGCTATCCTAAAGAATGGGGAAATTATACTCTATGGAGGGAAGGAGATAGAACTGATTCGCGGGAAAGAGATCACCTTTGCACCGGTCAATGGCGGAGCATTTACGATCCATGATGTTGTTTTCGGAATCAATTTTCATTGGGAACGAAAAGAGCATCAAACATTTCAGGGTTCGTTACGCTTGGTAGCCCGCAACAAAGGAATCACCGCGATCAATGAAGTATCAGTAGAAAAATATCTTGCCAGCGTTATTTCCTCGGAGATGAGCGCCAGCGCTCCGATGGATTTGTTAAAAGCACATGCCATTACATCTCGCAGCTGGCTGGTAGCAATGCTGGAGATGAAGAAAAAATTCTCCAATCTCGGCATACCATCGCAACGTACAACCCAAACGGAGAACGAACTAATCCGATATTATGATCGTGAAGATCATGATATCTTTGACGTCTGCGCGGATGACCATTGTCAACGGTATCAAGGTATTACAAAAGATATTTCGAATGCCGCCACCGAAGCGATAAGCGCAACACGAGGAATGTTTCTTGTGTATCAAAATGATATCTGCGATGCACGCTTTTCCAAATCGTGCGGAGGTATTTCCGAACCATTCCATACAACATGGGGAGAAACACAATATCATTACCTAATGCCGGTTTCATGTTCAGAGCAACATCAGTATACTCCACCACAATCAAACACAGAAGCGGAAGAGTGGATCCTTTCTTCGCCTGAAGCGTTTTGTAACACAACAGACGGCAACATATTACGCCAGATTCTTCCGTCATTCGATCAAGAAACGACAGATTTTTTTCGGTGGAAAGTACAATATTCAACAACCGAGCTTTCAGAATTGGTTCAAAATAAATCGGGGATCGATTTCGGCACAATATTAAGTCTCATCCCGCTCCAACGCGGTCCATCGGGAAGGATCACCCGTTTGAAAATTGAAGGGACAAAAAGGACATTGGTTGTTGGCAAAGAGCTGGAGATTCGCCGATGGCTATCAAAATCGCATTTATACAGTTCTGCTTTTGTTGTGCAGAAGGAGAATGATGCGTTCGTTTTACGTGGTGCGGGATGGGGACACGGAGTCGGATTGTGTCAAATTGGTGCGGCAGTGATGGCGGTGAAGGGCTTCAAAGCGGAAGAGATTGTGAAACACTATTTTCAGGATGCGGAATTAAAGAAACTGTATTAAGAAATTCCAAATTACAAAAATCAAGTTCCAAAATGTAACGATACCGTCATTCCAAGTCCCAATTTTATCCTGAGCAATTCCGTATTATTTTTCGGAATGATTTAAGAGTTTCGGGACGAGGAATCTGAGAGTTTCGAAAGTGTTCAGATTTTTCACTTGTCCCTACCGGGACTTCGTTTGAAATGACATCGAACGGATTTTTGGTAGCATGTAAGGATTCTTTATGGATGTCAATAATAATTCTTCGGGGAAACGTCCATGGTCGTGGATTCCCTCATTATATTTTGCACAAGGGATTCCCTACGTTGTTGTTATGACAATCTCGGTAATCATGTATAAGAAACTCGGTGTTTCCAATACCGATATCGCATACTATACTAGTTGGTTATATCTGCCTTGGGTGATTAAACCGTTGTGGAGTCCGCTGATAGATATTTTTAAAACCAAACGTTTTTGGATCGTTGCGCTGCAGATGATTATCGGCGCATCGCTGGCGGCTGTGGCGTTTACGATTCCGATGGATGCCTATTTCCAATGGTCCATTGCTGTGTTTTGGCTGATGGCGTTCAGTTCTGCCACGCATGATATTGCGGCTGATGGGTTTTATATGCTTGGACTTGAACAGCATCAGCAAGCTGCATTTGTCGGTGTGCGAAGCACATTCTATCGAATTGCTATGATTACGGGACAAGGTGCATTGGTCTATCTTGCAGGGTATTTGGAAACACATTCCGGTTCAATTGCTACGGCATGGTCAATCACATTTTTTATTTTGGCAGGAATATTTCTTTCGCTCGCAATGTATCATCGTTTTATGCTGCCGTACCCTGTTAGCGACAAATCAGTTGTCGAAAAAGCATCGGCATCAGCTGTCTTAAAGGAATTTTTCCGGACATTCGGGTCGTTCTTCAAGAAAAAAGAGATCATTGTTGTTCTCTGTTTTCTTCTCTTCTATCGTTTTGCCGAAGCGCAGTTGGTAAAACTTGTCACTCCGTTTTTGCTTGATTCCCGAACAGATGGAGGATTGGGTTTAACAACAAGTGATGTTGGTATTGCCTACGGAACTGTGGGAGTAATTTGTTTAACTCTTGGTGGACTGCTTGGGGGATATGTAATTTCTAAACGAGGTCTTCGATTCTGGCTTTGGATTATGGTCTTTGCAATCCATCTTCCTGATGCAATGTTTGTTTATTTGTCCTATATGCAGCCCGAAAATTTCGCCATCATTTGTGCGGCAATCGGCGTTGAACAATTCGGTTATGGTTTCGGATTTACTGCATACATGTTGTATATGGTGATGATCTCTGACGGTCCCTACAAAACGGCGCACTATGCTATCTGTACCGGATTTATGGCTCTCGGGATGATGATTCCGGGAATGTTCAGCGGTAAACTGCAGGATGCAATCGGCTATCAGTATTTCTTTTTATGGGTGATGGCATCGACAATTCCCGGGTTTGTGGTTGCCTTGTTGGTGAAAATCGATCCTGAATTCGGAAAAAAGAAATCTCAATAATAGAAGAGTATTTATGAAGCTCGAAAAATATATTATCGGAATGGATGGAGGGGGGACCAAAACGCATGCGGTCATTACTAATCTGTCCGGTGTTATTCTAGCAGAACATATTGCCGGTCCGTCGAATTTCCAAATTATCGGCGTCGAGAAAGCTGCCGAAACGATCTATTCATTGATTGAAATGTGTTGCGATTCTGTTGAATGTGCAATAAGTGATCTCTCCATTGTTGCGTGCGGCTTAACGGGGGCAGGAAGAACCGGCGACCAAAAACGAATGGCAGATGGATTGAAAAAATTTTCTGCTGCAAAAAAGAAAAAACTGAAAAAGGTTATTATAGAAAGTGATGCGCGGATTGCACTTGAAGGGGCGTTCAAGGGTGGGGCTGGAATTATCTTGATTGCCGGAACGGGATCGATTGCTTTTGGTAAAGATGTAAAAGGGAATGTACATCGAGTCGGTGGTTGGGGAAGAGTGCTTGGAGATGAGGGAAGCGGTTACTTTCTCGGTCGTTTAGGATTATCTGCTGTCACAAGACATATTGACGGACGCGGTGATAAGACAAAGCTGTCTGATATGATCGCAAAAGAATTCGGATTGAACGATCAGACGTCCATAATCAATGCTGTTTATAAAAACAATTTCGATGTGGCGTCAATCGCTCCATTAGTAATGACAGCGGCAGGAAACAAAGACAGAGTTTGTCTTGCAATTATTGAGAATGCGGTTGTTGAACTTGCATGGCATGTTCAAATTGCTGCGGAAAAAATTTCATCCGCCACTTCCAAAAAAGTGAAAGAGAAGATCCATGTTTCGTTCATTGGAGGCCTCATCGCTAACGAAACAATTGTTTCACGGCTGCTTACACAATATCTTGACGTAAATTTCCCGGTCATCGAAATGATCCCGCCCATGTCATCACCGGCGTACGGTGCGGCTGTATTAGGGCTCTCTCAATTCAAAAAATCATGAAAAGAATTCTTCCATTCTGTCTCTTCGGCATTTTTTTTAGCTGTTCTTCGTCCCGCGATGTTCAAGTTGAACCAAATTCTACACGGTCATCCTCCGTTGTTGATTCAACAAAGTCAAGCGATTGGGTTGAGTCGATAATGCGCAATCTGACAATCAGACAGAAAGTAGCTCAACTGTTCATTATTTGGACAAGAGCCGGTTATATGCCGCATGATTCCAAAACATGGCAGGAAAATTATCGTTACGCAAAAGAGGTCGGTGTCGGTGGGTTCTATTTTTCTCATGGCAGCGCCTACGGGTTTCCGGTGAATGCAAACAAACTGCAGCGAGTTGCATCAATTCCGCTGCTGATGACTGCGGATTTTGAATGGGGTGCGGGAATGCGCATCCAAGAATCAACCACATTTCCACGGGCAATGGCGCTCGGTGCAACAAGGGATACGAATCTCTCATATGAAATGGGAAAAGCAATTGCCCACGAAACACGTGCACTGGGAATCCATCAAAATTATTCTCCCGTTGTCGATGTGAACAATAATCCGAAAAACCCGGTCATCAACACCCGTTCGTTTGGAGAAGATCCCCGCCTCGTGAGCAATTTTGCTCGTGCATTCATTCGTGGAACACAAGAAGGGAATGTCATTGCAACGGTGAAACACTTTCCGGGGCACGGTGACACAGACATTGACACACATCTTGATCTTCCTTCAGTTCATTTCTCCCGAGAGCGTTTTGATTCGTTAGAACTTCTTCCGTATAGAGATGCAATTGTTAATGGAGTGATGTCAGTGATGATTGCCCACATTCATGCCGCTGTATTTGACGAATCCGATTCGATACCTTCCACTGTCTCGGAAAATGTCATTACAAAATTGTTAAAGAACGAAATGAAGTTTGATGGTATGATTGTTACCGATGCACTTGCGATGAAAGGCGTTTCTAAGCTCTTCAATCCGGGGGATGCTGCTACACGTGCAGTAAAAGCCGGAGCGGATGTATTGTTGACGTCCCCCAATACTGACGATGCCATTGATTCGATTCTCGCAGCAATTAATCGAGGAGAAATATCGGAAGAGCGTATCGATTATTCTGTCCGTAAAATGCTGAAGTACAAACAATGGGCTGGCCTCGACACCAATCGGTTAGTTGATATTGATACAGTTGCCAATATTGTCTTTACTAAAACGCACCAGGAATTAGCGAAAACAATAGCGCGGAAATCCATTACGGTGTTGGGAAACGAAAACAATATTCTTCCGTTCCAAAATCTTAATGGTAAAAAAATAATTGATTTCGTCTTTTCCGACACAGAAGATCCGGACGATGCAGACAATCTTCATGATGAACTCTTCAAACGGAAACGGATGGAACTTGTCCGCATTGATCCTCGCAGCAATCAAATGGAATATGATGATGCGCTGAAGAAAGCCAAGTTTGCGGATATGATTATCTGTCAGTTTATGTATTATACCAGATCGGAAGCGATGTCGGGATTCCTTCCCAAAAAAGTCTCCGAACTGATGAGTGCCATTATCGAATTTAAAAAACCAGTGATTGGGATCTCCATGGGAAACCCGTACGTGGTGATGGAATTTCCCAAACTTGATGCGTATGTCGCAACGTTTAGTCCCAGCAAATTCTCATTGGATGCAGCCGCTGAGGTGGTCTTTGGTGAACAACCATCTTATGGAAAACTTCCCGTCACCATACCGGGACGTTATGCTTTTGGCGAAGGGGTAGCATATAAATCAATTGTTCTTCGCGAAGGCAAGCCTGAAGAGGCAGGTTTCAATGCTGATTCTCTTTCTCGAGTCGATTCCATTATTGAAAAAGCAATTGCGGATTCCGCATTCCCCGGGGCAGTGCTGCTCGTGGCGAAAGATGGCATTGTCGTTCATGAACAAGCGTACGGGCATTTCACTTATGATGCTCTCTCCGAACGGATGACAACGGATGCTATTTTCGATCTTGCTTCCGTAACCAAAGTGATATCCACAACAAGTGCCGTAATGAAACTGGTGGAAGAAAAAAAGATTTCGCTGGATGATAAAATTGTAAAATATTTTCCTGCCTTCGGACAAAATGGCAAAGAAAATATTACCATCTATAATCTTTTAGTGCATAACAGCGGCTTGCCGGCATGGAGAAAATTTTATGAATTTTGCGATTCTGCAACATGCGTTATGGATTCTATTTTTGCAACGTCGCTCATTTATACGACGGGCGATTCAACGATGTATAGCGATCTTGGATTAATCACCACCGGAAAAATTATTGAGAAAGTGACCGGAGCAACCCTTGCAAATTATGTTGATTCAATGTTTTTCAAGCCTCTGGGGATGATGAGCACCATGTATAATCCTCCGGCAGAATTGTGGAAACGTGTCGTACCGACGGAAGTCGATTCCTTCTGGAAGAAAACCTATGCTGCCGTTCGGGGACGAGTGCATGATGAAAATGCAGTAACGCTCGGCGGAATATCCGGACATGCAGGATTATTCTCCACTGCGTCGGATCTGGCAAAGATCCTGCAAATGGAATTGAATTATGGACGATACAACGGAAAACGGTATTTAGATTCGTCTACTATTGCATTATTCACCCAGACACAGAGCGAAAAGAGCAGCCGCGGTATAGGATGGGATACCCGGTCTACGGGACGATCATTTTCAGGACAGTATACCTCACAGCGCACATTTTTGCATACAGGATTTACAGGAACTTCAGTTGTTGTCGATCCTGAAAAAAGGGTGATCGTCGTCTTCTTGACGAATCGTGTCTATCCAACGCGCAACACATTAAAGTTACTACGTCTTCGTCCCGTAGTGCATGAAGCTGTTTTTCGTGCACTTAAATAGTGGAAGAAAATGATTGGTAATAAAAAAAATGCCGAATCCTTTTTATCCAAACTTGTCGTTTTACTGCAACATTTGGATATCACCACTCACCATTTTTAACATTTAGATCGGCGAATTTGGATTAAACTTCAAACTCCCTTTGTTTCCCTCAGAAGCCATAGTTTACAATTCTCAATCAACTTTTTTTCCTCTCGAATCTGACAGATTCTTTTCTTACTTTTTCGCACATCATTGTCCATCACTCCGGGGTATACATGAAAAAAGTCGTCGTTGTTATTCTCGCCATTTGTTCCATTTCCTTCGCGCAAAAATTCGATACACTGAAATCTTCCATATTAAGTGGTTTAAAATTCAGATCTGTTGGGCCTTCCATCGTCGGCGGAAGAATTATTGATTTTGCTGTCTATCCCGGAAATCGGAGCATCTATTATGTCGGTGTTGCATCCGGCGGTGTATGGAAAACGACAAACAGCGGAACAACATGGGAATCAATTTTTGAAAATGAAGGATCATATTCCATTGGCTGTGTTGTCTTAAATCCAAGTAATCCTCATGAAGTGTGGGTTGGAACGGGCGAACTGAACAGTCAGCGAAGTGTCGGTTACGGAGATGGAATATATAAATCTGACAATGGTGGAAAATCATGGAAAAAAATGGGACTGGAAAAGTCTGAGCATATTTCGGCGATTGTATTCGATCCGCGTGATACAAAAATCATGTATGTAGCTGCACAAGGTCCATTGTGGAAGGAAGGTGGAGATCGCGGGTTATACAAATCTACAGATGGGGGAACCACTTGGAAAAATCTTCTCAAACCAAGTGAACATACGGGAGTATTCGAAATCGTTCTGGATCCGCGAAATCCAGACGTGGTGTATGCTACAACATATCAGCGCCGAAGACATTTCTGGTCGATGATTGATGGGGGACCGGAAGGATCAATTCAGAAATCGATCGATGGTGGCGCAACATGGAAAAAATTATCAACCGGACTCCCAAGCGGTGATCTTGGCAAGATTGGTCTTGCAATTTCGTCGGTCAATCCCGATGTGCTGTTTGCTTATGTTGAAGCGCAAGGAGATGGAAGTGGAATTTATCGTTCAACGGATCGCGGTGCAACATGGGAAAAACGAAATTCCTATAATGACGTTCCGATGTATTATTCAAAGATTTATTGTGATCCGGTCAACGTTGACAGAATTTACGCTACGGGAACATTCATGTATTATTCGAATGATGCCGGAAAAACATTGTCCCGCATTGGCGAAAAAAGTGTTCATGTAGATTATCATGCCATTTGGATCGATCCGAAAGATCCTTCCTATATGCTGTTAGGAACTGACGGCGGACTTTATGAATCCCATGATAAAAACAAAACATGGCGATTCATTAATAACATGCCGACAATGCAGTTCTATCGTGTCACTGTTGATAATGCCGAGCCATTCTATAACATTTACGGCGGAACACAGGATAATGCATCGCTTGGTGGTCCGTCGCGCACAATGAGCAAATACGGTATCCATAATTTTGATTGGTTTGTCACCATCGGCGGAGATGGATTCGAATCTCAAATCGATCCGACCGATCCAAATATTGTCTATTCACAGTACCAATACGGCGGGATTGCACGATATGACAAAAAAACGGGGGAAGGTTTATGGATCCAGCCAATTGAGGAAAAAGGGGAAGCGGGATTGCGATGGAATTGGGATTCACCATTGTTAATCTCACCTCATTCTCCATCACGTCTCTATTTTGGTGCAAACAAACTATTCCGCAGCGACGACCGTGGGGCATCATGGAGAGCGGTAAGCGGAGATCTTTCACGTCAAAAAGATCGTAACTCAATTCCGATGATGGGAAAATTGTGGAGCATTGATGCAATCAATCGTCATGGGAATACGGCGGCGTGGGGAAATCTTTCGCAAATTTCCGAATCTGCAAAGAAAGAAAATCTTATCTATATCGGAACAGATGATGGATTGATCCAAATAACAGAAGATGGTGGAGTCAACTGGAGAAAAATTGAAAAAATCTCCGGAATTCCCGAACTGGCATATACATCGGTTGTCTTTGCATCACAGCATAATGAAAACGTTGCTTATGCTGCATTTGATAATCATCAACAAGGTGATTTTAAACCGTACTTGTTACGAAGTGAGGACAAAGGGAAATCATGGAAAACGATCTCGAATAATCTTCCCGCAAACGGTTCAGTGAAATCATTTATCGAAGATCATGTTGATCCAAATGTGCTTTTCGTCGGCACAGAATTTGGTATATATGTTTCCAACAATGGCGGTAAGATTTGGACACAGTTAAATTCTGGTCTGCCGACCATTGCGATAAGGGATATCGATATTCAAAAACGAGAGAATGATTTGGTGATCGCAACATTTGGTCGAGGGTTTTATGTATTGGATGATTATTCTCCTCTTCGCGATATGAAGCCGGATATCTTGGAAAAAGAAGCGTCCATTTTTGAAGTGAAAGATGCTCTTCTCTACGTTGAAAAAGATCCTCTTGCCGGCGATGATCAGGGATGGCAGGGAGATAATTTTTATCATGCAAGCAATCCTCCCTTTGGCGCCACATTCACCTATTATCTGAAGGAAGCATATAAAACGAAGAAGCAGCTCCGTAAAGATGCAGAAAAGGAAGCGGAAAAGAAGAAGTCCGATATTAAAATTCCATCGCATGATGAAGCAAGGAGTGAAAACGACGAAGATTCGCCGGTAATTATCTTTACTATTAAGGACGAATCGGGAACTATCGTTCGAAAAATATTGGGAGAGAATTCTGCAGGGGTGAACCGTGTTACATGGGATCTGCGCTATTCTTCTCTCGATCCCGTTACCAATTCAACCTCAGCTGATGGAAAGAACTCCGCATGGTTTGTGATGCCCGGGAAATATTCTGTAACAATGTCAAAACGATTGGATGGAGTTGAAACTGCTCTTGCATCATCAATGGAATTTCTCTGTAAGCCACTTGGCACTTCTTCTGTCCCGACCAACGATAGAACTGCCCTTGTTTCCTTCCAGCGCAAAGCCGCTCAATTGCAAAGAGTGGTATTTGCAACGAACAGTTACTTGAATGAACTGAAGTCAAAAATGAATGCAATCAAAGCAGCACTAATGCAAAGCCAGGGTGAGACAGGAACAACATATAAAACACTTCGCGATTTGGAATTGCGCCTTGTTCAGATTAAACGGTCTTTCTCGGGAGATGAAATTATTTCCCGCAGGAATGATGTCGCTTCACCGGGAATTCTGACGAGAATGAACTCTCTGACCGAAAGTTTTTTCTCATCGTATGCCGATGTGACTGAGACGCAAAAGAAGGCGTATCAAATTGCAGTGGATGAGTTTAACCGTGAATATGCCAATATCAAAAAGATTTCGAATGAGGAACTCCCTGCGCTCTATCGAAGTCTGGATGCGATGACCTCACCAATTATCCCGGGACGATTGCCCGAATGGAAAAAAGAATAATATTTGCCAGTCAACCATCCGAATATATAAGGATTCGGATGGTTTTCTTCCGAGAATTCCATTTTTTTCCCCGCTGAAAATATCGTATCTTTCGCCACAAAAATTTATTTCAAGACCTTCCAGGATTTCAAAACCTAGAAGGTCTGTACAATATTATGGAGAAATTATGCCTGCCAAGTTTAAGAATGAAGCATTCACCGATTTTACCAAACCAGCTAACAAAAAAGGGATGGAGAAAGCTCTTCTAAAAGTTCGTGCTGAGCTTGGAAAAGAACATCCAATTGTGATCAGCGGGGAGAAGATCACTACCACCGAAAAACTATATTCCTATAACCCTTCAAAGCCAAGCGAAGTCATTGGTATTTTCCAAAAAGCGAATGTTGATATTGCCAATAAAGCAGTCAGTGAAGCGGCAAAAACATTTGAATCATGGAAGAATGTTCCGGCAAAAAAACGGGCGGACTATCTGTTCAAAGCGGCATCATTAATGCGAAAACGGAAGTTCGAATTTAGTGCAATGTTAACATATGAAGTGGGAAAATCATGGCCAGAAGCCGATGCGGATACTGCTGAAGCTATCGACTTTTTAGAGTTTTATGGACGAGAGATGCTTCGTCTTGCCGCACCACAACCGTTAACAAAAGTTGCTGGTGAAAAAAATGAGTTACGCTATATTCCTCTTGGTGTTGGTGTCTGCGTGCCGCCGTGGAATTTCGCTCTCGCTATTCTCGTCGGTATGACCTCGGCAGCGGTAGTCGCAGGAAATACCGTTGTATTAAAGCCATCCTCTGATTCGCCGGCTATTGGGTACATGTTCTTTCAATTGATGGAAGAAGTCGGTTTACCAAAAGGTGTCATCAATTTCATTACCGGTCCCGGCGGTGCGGTCGGTGATACGATGGTTGCTCATCCAAAAACCAGATTTATTTCGTTTACAGGTTCCAAAGAAGTTGGAATTCATATTAATGAACTTGCAGCAAAGGTAGTTCCGGGACAGATCTGGTTGAAACGCGTTATTGCTGAAATGGGAGGAAAAGATTCCATCCTGATTGACAATGAAACAGATCTTGATTCAGCAGCGCAGGCAACGGTTGCATCCGCGTTTGGTTTTCAGGGACAAAAATGTTCTGCGGCTTCGCGCGCAATTGTTGTTGCATCCGTCTATGACAAATTCGTTGAAAAAGTCGCTGAGCGTACAAAAAAATTGATTGTTGGAATGCCGGAAACCGGAACAACGTATATGGGACCGGTAGTGAATAAAGGTTCAATGGAAAAGATTCTTCAGTATATTGAAACCGGAGTGAAAGAGGGTGGAAGAATTGTTGCAGGAGGAAAACGGGTTGGCACTGATGGATATTTTGTTGAACCGACAGTAATTGCCGATGTTGATGCCAAAGCGACCATCTCCCAGGAAGAAATTTTTGGCCCGGTGCTCGCTATCATCAAAGCGAGAGATTACGATCATGCGCTTGAGATTGCGAACAACACGGAATTCGGATTGACCGGCGGTGTCTGGACGAAGAACAAGAAGAAACAAGAAAAAGCGAAAAACGAATTTCACGCTGGAAATTTTTATATTAATAGAAAAATTACCGGTGCGCTCGTCGGAGTCCATCCGTTTGGCGGATTTAATTTAAGCGGAACGGACTCGAAAGCGGGTGGCAGAGATTATCTGTTATTATTCACGCAGGCTAAATTAATTTCGCATAAAAT
Proteins encoded in this window:
- the pruA gene encoding L-glutamate gamma-semialdehyde dehydrogenase, with product MPAKFKNEAFTDFTKPANKKGMEKALLKVRAELGKEHPIVISGEKITTTEKLYSYNPSKPSEVIGIFQKANVDIANKAVSEAAKTFESWKNVPAKKRADYLFKAASLMRKRKFEFSAMLTYEVGKSWPEADADTAEAIDFLEFYGREMLRLAAPQPLTKVAGEKNELRYIPLGVGVCVPPWNFALAILVGMTSAAVVAGNTVVLKPSSDSPAIGYMFFQLMEEVGLPKGVINFITGPGGAVGDTMVAHPKTRFISFTGSKEVGIHINELAAKVVPGQIWLKRVIAEMGGKDSILIDNETDLDSAAQATVASAFGFQGQKCSAASRAIVVASVYDKFVEKVAERTKKLIVGMPETGTTYMGPVVNKGSMEKILQYIETGVKEGGRIVAGGKRVGTDGYFVEPTVIADVDAKATISQEEIFGPVLAIIKARDYDHALEIANNTEFGLTGGVWTKNKKKQEKAKNEFHAGNFYINRKITGALVGVHPFGGFNLSGTDSKAGGRDYLLLFTQAKLISHKIK
- a CDS encoding glycosyl hydrolase, producing the protein MKKVVVVILAICSISFAQKFDTLKSSILSGLKFRSVGPSIVGGRIIDFAVYPGNRSIYYVGVASGGVWKTTNSGTTWESIFENEGSYSIGCVVLNPSNPHEVWVGTGELNSQRSVGYGDGIYKSDNGGKSWKKMGLEKSEHISAIVFDPRDTKIMYVAAQGPLWKEGGDRGLYKSTDGGTTWKNLLKPSEHTGVFEIVLDPRNPDVVYATTYQRRRHFWSMIDGGPEGSIQKSIDGGATWKKLSTGLPSGDLGKIGLAISSVNPDVLFAYVEAQGDGSGIYRSTDRGATWEKRNSYNDVPMYYSKIYCDPVNVDRIYATGTFMYYSNDAGKTLSRIGEKSVHVDYHAIWIDPKDPSYMLLGTDGGLYESHDKNKTWRFINNMPTMQFYRVTVDNAEPFYNIYGGTQDNASLGGPSRTMSKYGIHNFDWFVTIGGDGFESQIDPTDPNIVYSQYQYGGIARYDKKTGEGLWIQPIEEKGEAGLRWNWDSPLLISPHSPSRLYFGANKLFRSDDRGASWRAVSGDLSRQKDRNSIPMMGKLWSIDAINRHGNTAAWGNLSQISESAKKENLIYIGTDDGLIQITEDGGVNWRKIEKISGIPELAYTSVVFASQHNENVAYAAFDNHQQGDFKPYLLRSEDKGKSWKTISNNLPANGSVKSFIEDHVDPNVLFVGTEFGIYVSNNGGKIWTQLNSGLPTIAIRDIDIQKRENDLVIATFGRGFYVLDDYSPLRDMKPDILEKEASIFEVKDALLYVEKDPLAGDDQGWQGDNFYHASNPPFGATFTYYLKEAYKTKKQLRKDAEKEAEKKKSDIKIPSHDEARSENDEDSPVIIFTIKDESGTIVRKILGENSAGVNRVTWDLRYSSLDPVTNSTSADGKNSAWFVMPGKYSVTMSKRLDGVETALASSMEFLCKPLGTSSVPTNDRTALVSFQRKAAQLQRVVFATNSYLNELKSKMNAIKAALMQSQGETGTTYKTLRDLELRLVQIKRSFSGDEIISRRNDVASPGILTRMNSLTESFFSSYADVTETQKKAYQIAVDEFNREYANIKKISNEELPALYRSLDAMTSPIIPGRLPEWKKE